In Candidatus Cloacimonadota bacterium, the genomic stretch AATTAGTTGAATTAGTTGAATTAGTTGAATTAGTTGAATTAGTTGAATTAGTTGAATTAGTTGAATTAGTTGAACTGGTTGAATTGGTATAATTGGAAAAAAGATAAAAAACGATTATGTTGAATATCGAGAATTTCGCTTTATTGATCGAATATGAAAAATTATTCACATTGGATAATTTTATCCTTTCGGACAAACAAAAAGCGCTTATTATCGGAAATAATGATACTGGAAAAAGCCTTTTCCTGAAAGCTATACATGGTGAACATACCGAATTTGAAGGAAATATTTTCATCAAAGAAAAACCTGCTATTTTCTATAGGAAAAGAAAAAAAACAATTCTCATCGAAAATTCAGTTAAATTCCTCCCCAAAGAATCTATCTGGAAAAATATCGTGCTTCCTCTTGATAAAAAAAAGTTCAATAAAGAAGAGAAGATCATAGAACTCTGTAATATTGCCGGATTAGGAGAGATATATAATTCCAATGCAGACAATTTATCTTATTCTTCGCAGAAATTAGTCGAATTGATCCGGGCAGTTATCCAGCAGCCTTATCTGATCCTCATAGATGATATCGATAATTATTTTGATGATATTAAAATGGTGAGAGTAAATGAAATCGTGAAATTTGCTCTTGATAACGGCACTTCCATCATATGTACTTCCAAAAAGAAATTAGATGATTTTGATATTTCCTGCCGAATTCAAAATGGGAAAATGGTTCAATTGTGAAAAAAAGCATCGTTATCCAATCCATCGTTATCCTGCTCATTTTGGTCACCTGGAATTTTATCCATCTTGGATATAAACTTCAGAAACAGGCTTATTTCGAGAAGATATCGGAAGTTCCCATTCTTGTGTTTTCTCAAAATTCTGAAATTCTCGACTCTTTAAAAACGCAATTGAGTTTTGCAGGTTATGTTTCAAAAATTGAAATTGAGACTAAAACGGAAATTGCTGAAAAACTGATCTCGAAATATGAATTGAACTCAATAAAATCTGTTCTGGAAAATCATTCTTTACCGGATGTAATGAAAGTTTTTTTGGAAGGAGAAAATTTCGATCGAGCCAGAAAAGAAGAACTGCTGTTAATGTTATCCGGTACAGATTTGAAAACGGAATGTAATCCTGAAGATTGGAATATCCTATTTGATAAGATAGATTTTCTCGATAAAAGTTATCAGGTCATAAATATCATGATCATCATTTTTACTTTTTTCATAACCGTTTTCATGCAAATTCATTTTGAATACAAGCAGGATAAATTCTGGTATGTGTATGAATCTTCCGGCGG encodes the following:
- a CDS encoding ATP-binding cassette domain-containing protein gives rise to the protein MLNIENFALLIEYEKLFTLDNFILSDKQKALIIGNNDTGKSLFLKAIHGEHTEFEGNIFIKEKPAIFYRKRKKTILIENSVKFLPKESIWKNIVLPLDKKKFNKEEKIIELCNIAGLGEIYNSNADNLSYSSQKLVELIRAVIQQPYLILIDDIDNYFDDIKMVRVNEIVKFALDNGTSIICTSKKKLDDFDISCRIQNGKMVQL